AAATTGGGGTTGTCGAACCaccaacaaaaacaattttggagGTGGCTAAACCATTCCAAGGCCCTCTAGACCGGCTCTATGGGCTGAGCAAAACCACCTCTAGGCCAAATGGGAGTATCCCCCCAAAAACgattttgggggtggccgaaccatgcacccccaagggccttgggggtggttcggccactgcCATGGGGTGGCTTTAGCCACCCATTTGGGCCAAACCAGCCACACTATTTTTGCCCAAATGGCTCGGCCAGCCCTTGCTTTTTTGAACAGAAATATAAGGATTTCAATGATTAAAGATCATGAGTATATAACTCTTATAgagcagagcaaaaagctcttacaataCAAAGCATAAGCTTTGCAAAATCATAGCCacatgctatgaggttacaaagtcatatatacaaacaaaaattcttacaattaaGTGTTATCTATAACTTTAATCTCCTGCTAACCCaagtacaaatacagttaaagagcagATCTACTCCGAGTAGGttagatctaagacatgagtagccaaatttcctaacaaaatttatttgaactggCTGTGAGAGATAACCACTCACACCGAACTATCTAGACCATGAGAAATAACCCCTCATACCTAATTATTTCCCCTCGCTCATGAGGGTagatctagagagaagaaaccTCTCGGAACTCAGAGGTGAAGTCTAGATCTCTTCTTGGGAGAGTGACAGCTGGATTGAGTTCTTTGGACAGAAGCGAGTATTCTAGTTATGGGGAATACAACTGAAGGACCTGACCAAAATGTGGGGGAAGTTTACTCTTATGGAGGAGGAAGGAGTGGGGGTGGATATCGACCTAACAACAATGGCTCCAGTGGTGTCACCCTGTTCTTCTTGATTGTTGGAAAGCTGCTGGCGGATTGCACTGTGAGTAAGGACATTATTAAGACACCTTTGATTCGGGCTTGGCATCCTACAGGGTGGGTATCATTCAAGGATATGGGGACGAACTTGTTCCGTATCGATTTTGAGAATCACTGGGATAAAGCTAGGGTTCTCGAAGGGCGCCCATGGACGTTCGATGGGGATCTTGTCTCTCTAGCTGATTTCGATGGTGTAAGGCCACCAAATCAGTTGGAGTTTGAAAAAGCAGCATTTTGGGTTCGCATGTTCAATCTTCCGCTTGCTTGTATGAGCTTGGAGTCTGGGCATCGGATAGGCTCAATGGTTGGAGTGGTGGAGGAGGTAGATGTTAATGATGATGGTGTCGGATGGGGGGAATATTTACAACTTAAAATCTTGCTGGACCAGTCAAAACCTCTTTCAGGAGGACGAGTGCTAAGGCTGGGTGGCAATACAACTTGGGTagcttttcaatatgaaaagatACCAAGATTCTGTTTCAAGTGTGGTATTATTTGCCATAGGAGTAATGGCTGTGTGAAGGTGGGTGGAAGGCGTATCCAAAGGGCGGAAACTAAATTCGGATCGTGGCTGCGTGTTGCATCtccaaaaagagaatatggtGGTGGATGGGATAGGCTAAAAAAGAAGGCATATGAGACTATGGAATCTAGCTATGGATTGGGATGGGAGCAGGGGGTACTGAAGGTGGCCACGGGATTTAGAGTGGTGGCCGGACTAGGGCAAAATCACCCTCACCGCCGCACGAGGTGGAGAGCAGTTTCGTTACAGAAGGGTTGGGTGGCAGCTTGGGTAACGATGAAACCCTACGCAACACTGAAAAGGAAAGTGGGGATTCGAGGAGTATGTTTGGGGAAGGAAATATTACCCATGCAGCTAATAATGGTGAGGCGAAATTTATCGGGAAATCAAAGCAAATATCAAGCgaaatttttggtattttttttaaatgtatttttcttcataaaaatggtcatttaaaattaaaaaaaaaaaaaaaaaccccaaataaAAAAGACCAGATATGATGTTATTActtaagaaaatttattttattttattttattttattttttaaaaaaataaccatatAAGGAAAAAGTTAGGGCAAAGCTGTGCCAAAaggttgtgcctttatcatttttcttttatgaaccTTTATGTTTCGATAATATTCAGACAAATATTAGGaaataccatttttttgttttaaactttTGGTATTCTCACATGGAAAATTATCTATGAATGACATGCTGCATGCATATGCATAGGAGGTGAGAGGGATGATATACATTAAATTGGTTAAGTCCAAAACTGTTAATGCATAGGGGCTAAGGGTGAGTTGGCATAAAGTATTAGTaaaaaactttttgttttttatttttttttagaaatgctaggggtagtaaattttttaccaagaaaTAGGTATTAAAATGATGTGGTGCTTATTTATTGGAGatgatcaaattaattaatcaagaaaaatattacaagtACCAATAAATATGcttcacatcattttagtaTTCATCTTTTGgtaaaatatttcttaatataaaaaaaattaaaaaatatatattttcttctgttCTCCTACATCTTAAAGGTTAGTAGGGGTAGCAATTCGTGTCATATATTGAGTTCGGGTCATATCAATGTATGAGTATAAGACTGTATAGGTCAACCACAACTCGGCTGGTTTAATTAAACTGTCAAACCCTTCAACCCTTATCACaaatttcgtgttgagttcatGTCAGGTTTGCcggtcgtgtcaaaaattgttaacccTTATGTCGTATGACGGGCTTAAGTCATGTTGAAAtatgggtataagactatataggtacACTCTaacttgacccatttaattaaacaggtcagaCCCTCCAATCCTAATccactaatttcgtgttgagttcgtATTAAATTCAAGAGTTGtatcaaaaattgataatcttAATAACCAGTCAGTGGTTCAAAGAAGGTGATCAGCTCAGTTCCTATGGattatttgttttcattgaGTATGCTCaaatgggagaaaaaaaaaatggttgaattgGGTTGCTGTTTTGGTGTTCTTTTCAATCTTCCAATTATGGTCCCCTACCTACCAATATATATTAGAAATCAAATGTAATATTTTAGTGACATGTCAACAATGGAATCATTGCTCAAGAAAATTTAGTTGcatgattttctttctcttgtgaCTTTTACATTCGCATGTCAATTCATTATTGTTCAAGTGTTTGCCTCATGTTTTAATCTCATGCTAATTTAAGTCACTCACTGGGAGTTGGTGGAATTTTTGTCAAACAGTCAGAACCTCGTCTTTTACTTTCTTATGTTTTCCTGGGAAAGAAGCAAGAGTGTGAACGGTCCGTTATTTACACTCCTGCAAGTTATAGTGGGTGTTTGATAAATCTTGATAAGAggaattttttgtgttttggttgaaaaattgTGTTGAAAAAGTGTGCAGATATGAAAAACGTTTTTAAGTTATTTTAagggaaaagtgagaaaagttaTTTGATCGAAATGTGACATTGATCGACCATAAAAACAAGTTCATCATTTGAGCCGAGTAGCAGACTAGCAGCCACACCCAATTCATTTCTCTAAAATGTAATCTTTATGGACCAGGCCCATTGGCCCAGCTTCATGGATAAATTAAGACAAAATTTGCAGGCCTCACCAAGCCAAGCCTGAGCCTGATATTGAGCCctgcctattttttttttatttttgaaatgagCCCTGCCCATTTGAGCATGTTCATATGCGGAAAGAAGTAAAGGTGACGTGCAGACTTCAGAGTATATGCGAATAGATTAACGAGGCGGACTATAGAGGAAAAGAGTGACCGGAGTTCagagagtaattttttttattcttttaaagttgatttgatttttaaaattactatttgatcaaaattgaATAGTAATCCAtaacaaatctaataatgattttaaaatatacataaagaataagaaaaatctCCTTAGCATTACTCGGAGTCCATGCCGTCCCCACCAAGATTCTTCTCGCCTTAAAGCGTGAACAAGTTGGAGTGCAACTCCTTCAAGAAAAAGTTCCACTGCCTGCCACGCTGCCAAAACTTCTTCATATGCAGGATCCATGTTACCATTAATTGTTTATCAGCATCAATAAGATCACTCACTATGAGAGACATAATTTTAATGGAATTCGACCTATCCCAAAATGGAAATAATACCATGAGGAAAAAATAGTTCCAGCGGGTCCTGCGTAGGATCCGATGGGGTCCCGAGTGGGTCCTAGGTGAGTCCCAGTCAGGTCCTTGGCGGGTCTCAGGTAAGTCCCGGCGGGATCTCCGGCAGGTTTAGGGTGGGTCCCGATCCAGTGCCAGCGGGATCCTGGGCAGGCCTTGGCTGGGTCcatcgatttgagaatgaaatgctcaaagtcaaaaaatggtttacgattttcaaaactgcaaaccattttctgaaaattgaagaagaattttcggtcaaaagaaaaatcttttccattggccactattttacgtcgcaaTAAAAtgcgaaaatcattttctggaaatCATTTTACATCGAAAGAAACAAAACCTAAGTGAATTAGGTATTTTTAGTTGAAGGAATACCACTATCGCCTCTACAACTATAGGTTGTTGAAATCCAAATGTGCTACTAAAAGGGTGATAATTTAAAAGGCACTAGGTAGAGTTTATAGGCCTTGCATTTAGGACCCAATTTCCCTAATTTTTTGGTGAAACTTAACCAAAGATGGCTATGCAAAAGAGAAACGTTAATTTTACACTAATTTTGTAAAGACGAGTCTGCAAAAAGTAGTTCAATTTGCTGGTGATCACATCTAATGAATCGGAGGTCACTGGTTCGAATCCTTCTCCCCCTTTTCATCCCTTATGTggacttgtcaaaattttataaagatgAACTTAACATATTTGAAATGTCTAACATCAATTTAAAATGCACTACGTCAACAAATGTAAAATGAGGGTAGGAAAAATTTCGAAAAGTAGCATTTATGTGCAAAAACAGATTATACATGATTAGCATGCATCTAAGGGACAATGATTCTCTCTAGTTGAAATGACTCGAGATCATTGCTGGTCCTTTAAAGTGGGAGagcaaaaaatttgtttttgcatAATTAATTTGCAAATCAAATGATCGAGGAGGAGAATTAAGAAGGGAAAATGTTAATATATTGGAAAATTAAGTTGTTCTCAGCAGccttttattcattaaaaaaaaaaaaaaaccattcgtttcttaattatatatgtttcatCTCTTTTCCATAatttcatgcattttttttacgTGGCAAAAGAGAACAAATAACAGCATCTACACATTAATATATTTCAAACATGGAACCTCCCATATGTACCCACCaaatgaaaaactaaactaCTTCCACAGGCACGTGGCATGGTACAGCCGTGCATCCGCCACTGATAGCGGCAGTCATTGACCACTAATTGATCACTTTTGCTGAGCAATTGAGGATGCTGGCCCCTCCGTGGGGTCGCACCAAGGACCGGAGCAATTCCCTACCGTCCAACGTCATTGCCGGTCATCATGTCTTTTCTTTCCTAACTTCGAATATTCCCCTAATCTACAGTAATCATTCACGCAACTATAAATTCCCCTAGCCACCCCCTGAAGCTTCACAGCAATTCACAGCCTTCCTCCTAGCTAGTACAAACACACAAGTTTCTAATATTTCAGGCCTCCGCCAGTATCTTTTATTGCATTAGAACTGCGCCATGGCCTCTAATATTAGCTTCAAGACCCTCGCACTCCTCGCTCTCGCCCTTGCTCTCTGTGTCCAAGGCACTCTAGGTAAAATAACATTATCATAAGATTCAGGGcgatttatttattgtattatttttattttttattttttcattttggtgtGGGGGTGGTTGCAGGAGGGATAGCATGTGAGAATCTAGACCAAGAAACGTGCGCCTTTGCAGTGGCGTCCACCGGGAAGCGCTGCGTGCTTGAGAAGCACGTGAAAAGGAGCGGAGAGGAAGCGTACACATGCCGGACATCGGAGATTGTGGCCGACAAATTCAAGGACTTGGTGGAGACTGACCAGTGCATCAAAGCATGTGGGCTTGATCGGAAAACACTCGGAATCTCATCGGACTCTCTCCTCGAGTCTAGCTTCACCCAAAAGCTCTGCTCTCCTCAGTGCTACCAGAGCTGCCCCAACATTGTTGACCTTTACTTCAACCTTGCTGCTGGCGAAGGcaagcatcatcatcatcatcattattattattttgtagatacttaattatttaacaattttgcttctttttgttttttgtttaggtGTATTTCTTCCAAAATTATGTGAAGCACAAGAAGAAAATCTGCGGAGGGGGCTGTCCGAGATCCGCAGCTCCGGATTTGTTGCACCAGGTCCCGTGCAGCCGGCGAAGTTCACGGTTGCACCAATAGTTGCCCCGGCGCTGGCACCATTCTAGAAAAACTTATACGACACGAAAGCTTTAGTTCTTAGGTTACAATAATGAAGTCACACCCCGGCCTGTACGTGTTGGGTGTGTTCTTCAAACAATAAGGTTTACCAGAGTCATTAGGTTATATTGAATCATAGTTGACGATCGGTGTGTCATGTACGTGTGTGTGCTTTATTGTAtggtttgggaaaaaaaaaaaaaaaaaggttcgtTTATCTACAGTACTGTCCATTTCCAAATTGATTCTCCCTGATTATCTGAAGTCAATATGAATTATATAGaattcttcttccatttttatttttccattaatatattaaaatatgacCGTGGAATATATAGAAGGGTTAAATATCCTTTTCTCTATAGGGtttcaacactttatttttttctccttagggCTTCATTCTTATCACAGAAAGTACCTGTAGTTTTCATGAAGACAGAAATGGTCCTTCTGTTAAAATTTCGgccaaaacttaacggaacgctacgtcagcaccaatcaaatgccgtcacgtgtcatataattaatttttttgtttttttaaaaaattatattcattttttaataaaagaaagaagaaaaaaaaaaattgtgggtggCCGTACGTAACCAccctcttggccatttggggggtggttggccacccccatctggccgccaccccatggccagatgcgggtggccaggccaccccatggagcccaaggggtggccgTAACCACCCCCTTTGGCTAAGCTCTCAAACACGGTATGGCTATGACTTATGAGAAATCTCTTCAAGCTTCAATCTTTTATGCtaacttttttatttagtgACACCGTTTACTGATATGGGTTTTCATTAGTTCTCATTCAGATCATGGATTCCACCACTTTTTGGCCCCTGCTACTTCACGTTGAAGCTGTCAACAGAGACAAACCCATTTGTTTCTTGAGCTTTGAATGGTTTCTTGATTTTGAGAAATGGGTTTTGCAGcatttggccatggggtggctcgccacctCCGAACAGGccaggccaccccatggctaAAGGGGGTGGCCGCCAGCCACCCcacaaatggccaagggggtggcgcGCTACGGtcacccccattttttttttttaaaaaaaatataattttttaatttttttaaaaataaaaaaattaattatatgacatgtgacaacatttgattggtgctaaCGTGACgttccattaattttttaacgaAATTTTAATGGAGGGACCATTTTCGTGTTAATGAAAACCATAGGTACGTCCTATAATAAGAATAAAAccctaaggagaaaaaaaataaagcgtTAAAACTCTAAGGGGGAAAAGGTTATTTAACCCTATATAAAATATGACTTTTATGAGTTATTTGAATCCAATATGTACGTAACTAATTAATGGGACACGCGTAGAaactaaatttgataaattttctaGGGAAGAGTCTTTCAATGTAGCTAGCCTAGATAATCAACTGATCCAAAGTCAAGCTATTATTTGGGGAATGCCCATTAAGGCGAAACAGAAGGCCAAAACTTTGATTTGGATTGAATGGATTGGACTCAGTGGCTCGACATGTCCGTACGGGCAAAATCTACTGGTTTGATTGGAAAAGTAATTAAGTTCAACAAAATCCAACGATtgatttctcctttttctttatgaataaaaaaattaaatagaataaaagaaaaactgacCTTTTGTCTTAATCAGGACTTGGATAAATCTTTGAGAGCGATTTGGGTGCACATGTTGCATAAAAGTCACTTTTTGTGTTACCAATAAGAAGTAGACACATCAGCCAATTTTATTAGActtatagttaaaataaaaactcaaccacACCATAATATActttagataaaataaaaaattgaatattttttttttttaagaaaacaaaacaaaattgaaggggtggccagcaCTTGGGGTGGCGGCCTAGGCCTAGGGGTGGTGGcgcggccactcccatggcctgggggtggcttgccggccaccccataggccatgggagtgaccggcgagccacccccatgggctaGGGCTGGCTGGccgccacccccatggcctggggtggccgcacaaccactcccatggcctgggggtggccgtgCAGCCACCCATAGGCTTAGGGGTGGCTGCCGAccacccctcccccacttggGCTGGCCAGCAACCACCCcttcaattctattttttttaaaacaataaataaataaatttttatttcatatgtgatATAATTTGGCGTAGttgaacttttttaaaaaaacttaagtttggtAAGTTTAGCTTAGATGTCACCTTTTGATTGGTTGCACAAAACTCAcgttttgtgcaacctccctatataagttatttttgAATATCTCTTGATTACTCTTAATTAGGATGTGgtgtaaaatttcattttatagcttttaatagaaatttgacacattataTAAAACACCAAATATAATAGAAATGAAAATATTGTGTCTTTAATTTAAATCAATCCGATAGattttttcattcattctaaTCCAACGCCCACCACCTACCATTGATAAGTGCtcaaatatatgtattttagccccttaattatatttgttaattccttagttttgttggtttgtgctattttattttatttttgtattttctttgttttataggtcatggaagaaaagaaagcatttccggaaaagttccaagcttaaaggacaaattgggaagacctagaaaatttggttaagtttaatcaaataaaggaaatgattaaatcagaatttctcaaattaaagtcaaaatcggattagattcaaaattggattctgcacatgtctcggtatttggACCATAACTTTTAggtcaaatatctgattgaggtgattcaagttgaaatggaaagctaactcaaaatgatacaaatcattgtgaaataacattttcctaattcagagcGCCGCTATGTGAAAATCACCCTGTAAGATAGGAACgtaattttgggcgaatcctattccgatttggactaaggttttctttatcctaattggactaagACTTAAacctccgaatttcctaggattactagggcttctaagaCTCTCCCAAGcgctataaatagacctctagcctcacaattcaatacagaatttcaaggagacaactatggggagagaaattggaggctacttctaggagcggttttcggttctttctttaccttttctttttagttttattttaattatgtgtaactaactcttaaggagggctagattgaagccctaattatatttatttaatatttcaatattggcgcctttgtgataatcatattgtgttgcttaacttgattaattcatgttttcttgaattcctcatatgtatgtgattggctatgatatgcatgtggtatggattagttaattaaataaatttggatgaccgagtcttgggtttaataagagtaacaaaagaaatccacaccggattcttgggttaatcaacatggaaaaccgggagtatacaccaattccctaggttccgtgtgtttgttgatttttatagatttatgctttcttaaataacaacgtagtatacatccatgctaaatcctttgagaaagaaaagagttagagtatacacccatgcctaactcgttgcttatgaaaatcaatagcttaaggaatatacatccatgcccttaggttggcaaatattaggtattcataatatgattggatcattggcatattattatattatttgagtataattagtagtggatatcaaagccctacctttactttatctttatatctttttatttctttttcattatatcaatttagtgacaacttgatatttttaatcaattctaaataaaatcaacaatccacgtgtgatcgatctcgtacttgctgcactatactatcgtttgatcttgtgcacttgcaagtaaaacgtactaaatattatctattaatttaggtaatatttggcacaacaaccATCTACCTCCGAGCCCTTGACACCGAAGTCTCTAAAATCAATCACGACGGTGGCTTTGGTGGTTTTTGTCTAGGGTTGTAATCGAGCCAAGCCAAGTCGAGCTTTAGAATTTTAAGATTGGCTCGTTTACAAAGATGCTTATTCGAGTCTAGTTATGAAATGTGTGTTCAAGACTGACTCGTTGAAAGTTTGGGCGAGCTCGAGCTAAAGCTCGTTGACAGTACTATTCAAGttgagtcgagccgagccaagTTCAACTTGAACTCGAGCTAGGCTATTAATTATTAAGtaactagataatatgttagtttataaACTAATAAGATAATATGTTAActaatacacacacatataaatattaagtaacctATATggcatatattacttaattactaatatgcacacttaaatttatataactaatttttagtaatatatatatatatatatatatatatatgaacgagctaaTAAGTTGGGCAAACGATCCGTTCGAGCTTTAAACGAGCTGAGCTCGTGAATTCTTATCGAGTTTTCTCAAGCGAGTTGGGTATGTATTATTTACTAATCGAGTGGGTTTTTACAGTAACAAGTGGGTTTCTACAGTATCGAGCTCAAGTTCGGGTTGAGCTAAACCAAGCGAGTTGTCGAATGGACTGGTTTATTTACAACCCTAGTTTTGTCAATGGTTTTGTCATGTGTATTTTGTGTATGAGATATTTTGTCAATAGAaggaaaattatttggtgtgaagggttatattattttttggtatttcaaaTTTAGATGTATGCTTCTTATTCGGTGCAAAACACCCAATTTACACCATCAtctaattgaagttattctctttttaaactttggcCAGCTTTTTGGAGAGATTTTTTCTTCTCAACTCTCACATTTatgtttgttatttattattatgatgattattattatctaATGGGCTGGCTAGCCACCTTATAATAGGGGTAATTATATGGACCTAATTAAAGGAGATAAGACCCTAGCTAGCTCCAATTgagggccttgggggtggttcggccacgcATTTgctggccatggggtggcttcagccacacCTTTGGGCCAAACCGGCCACCCTATTTTTGCCCAaatggctcggccaccccttgcttttttttttttttttttttattcattttttaattgttttacttgtttagttattagttattttatatatttttcatttttaatattattcctTGCCAcatatcatctttttctttggttgACGTGGacttttgtcaaatttttagaTGGAAGTTGGACGAAAGTGCTAACTTCGTTTAAATCAATAAGTGGGGTACCATTTGGAATACGAATTGAAATTCAGATAGGTGAAAATAAATTCGTTAAACCACAATAGGGTAAGGTATTTAACCCCTAAATTAAAAATGCCcacacaccttttttttttgaacagaAATAtaaggatttcattgattaaagatcataAGTATATAACTCTTATAgagcagagcaaaaagctcttacaGTACAAAGCATAAAACTTTGCAAAATCATAGCTACATGCTATGAGGTTAAAAAGTCATATATACAAActaaaattcttacaattaaGTGCTATATATGACTTCAATCTCCTGCTAACCTATGTACAAATACAATTAAAGAACAGATCTGATCCGAGCAggctagatctaagacatgagtagccaaatttcctaacaaaatttatttgaactggCTGTGAGAGATAACCCATCACACCAAACTATCCAAACCGTGAGAAATAACCCCTCATATCTAATTATTCATCCTCACTCATAAGGgcagatctagagagaagaaaacTCTCGGAGCCCAGAGGTGAAGTCTAGATCTCTTCTCGGGAGAGTGACGGCTGGACTGAGTTCTTTGGACAGAAGTGAGTATTCTAGTTATGGGGAATACAACGGAGGACCTAACCAAAATGTGGGGGAAGTTTACTCTTATGGAGGAGGAAGGAGTGGGGATGGATATCGAAGTAACAACAATGGCTTCAGTGGGGTCACCTGGTTCTTCCTGTATTGTTGGAAAGCTGCTGGCAGATCGCACTGTGAGTAAGGACATTATTAAAACACCTTTGATTAGGGCTTGGCATCCTACAGGGTGGGTATCATTCAAGGATATGGGGACGAACTTATTTCTTATCGATTTTGAGAATCACTGGGATAAAGCTAGGGTTCTCGAAGAGCGCCCGTGGAAGTTCGATGGGGACCTTGTCTCTCTAGCTGATTTCGATGGTGTAAGGCCACCAAGTCAGTTGGAGTTTGAAAAAACGGCATTCTGGGTTCGCATGTTCAATCTCCCACTTGCTTGTATGAGCTTGGAGTCTGGGCATCGGATAGGCTCACCAGTTGGAGTGGTGGATGAGGTAGACGTTAATGATGATGGTGTGGGATGGGGGGAATATTTACAACTTAAAATCTTGCTCGACCTGTCAACTCTTCTTTCAGGGGGACGAGTGCTGAGGCTAGGTGGCAATACAACTTGGGTagcttttcaatatgaaaagatACCAAGCTTCTGTTACAAGCGTAGTATTATTTGCCATAGGAGTAATGGCTGTGTGAAGGTGGGTGGAAGGCGTATCG
This window of the Corylus avellana chromosome ca5, CavTom2PMs-1.0 genome carries:
- the LOC132182843 gene encoding uncharacterized protein LOC132182843, which codes for MASNISFKTLALLALALALCVQGTLGGIACENLDQETCAFAVASTGKRCVLEKHVKRSGEEAYTCRTSEIVADKFKDLVETDQCIKACGLDRKTLGISSDSLLESSFTQKLCSPQCYQSCPNIVDLYFNLAAGEGVFLPKLCEAQEENLRRGLSEIRSSGFVAPGPVQPAKFTVAPIVAPALAPF